In the Salmo trutta chromosome 13, fSalTru1.1, whole genome shotgun sequence genome, tcacacaATTTCATCAgcaggtgattgtcaagcaaataactgtcggtcttatggtaattgaccgttaattaacaaacacatttagcatctcctggcttccacacacagcctacaagccattttaaaaagtctaataaatccaagTAATATAGGCTACACCTTcataataaatccattatttattttagacaggtctaaagatgcatgatatgaagaaaatgtagtctatttcagaagaaacgGATAGCATACTCTGCAGCCCGGattgctgcgttgtgcccttctcccctgagtgtgctgcgcaatccgaagcgtctctcactcacatggctttcAGTCAtgtgatcaggtctttctcacaggctacaagtgaagacagacacatcaggggcGCAACTGCACGTGTCCTTAttcaattccgaggtgcatattgaagatatatgaagaactgtccacatttactttatcagccaacaagataagtaggcctaacaaacagcaaaagcactagcctatgtcaatctactatccccatagtactaaagttgacctattctgtgcaagaaataaatatttcaaacagtctgtgacagttgtgggatgcgatagatcccaaattaatacaaccactagcataaaaaaaatacttttttatgcaatgtggctgacgcaacagatcagaacgtttagcttaaaatgttgataaactattaggctatttcttcacatggtagtaggctataagcgtgaatattccattagcggaaaacaccattatcaaaagtgaccgcaaatacaattatgcatgtaatgcttttattataaagttGCATTTTTAATGGTGTAAATGAtattccccaaatttgaaactcaCGTGCTGCTTATATATGCCAGTCAGGCTCTACATCCCTTGTAAAGCAggttaatgtgcttaattttaagatgttatttggccactttagttgtgatacaaaccttatttaAACATAGCCctgtgggctaggctacatgaggtgtgcgattATGATTCGAACAAGttgcaaaaaaaggcattgtttcttatgctgggcatcattcacaagtgataatatataattcacaagtgatagtctaatgggtgacaatattagcctattcttgatttaatcttgtctttacatatactaaataatatatgtgtgacatttgttgtGATTTTGAATGGACCATTATTATTCACCTGTATCGAAACGGGCAGCGGGAAAAatatgtcatctatgcacttaaatagagaatggaggacgcttttccccgtggtttattttcatgccagccaggtaggctatactcctgttgtaaatataagcaatgttcTTAATATTAgggaagttgagaaataaaatagtaggcctagcctatagaaagctgatgggaacctctttttattagcggccatcactctgttttctcccgcaattgcatagctaatagaaatgttgtgcaaaagTGTTTTGATTCGATTttcgaatacatttgcattgatgacggagtgattagagggacaatagagtgctgagtaccaggccgttagcaagtttggtaggctactaatgaccaccagcagcatcagagcttggagaagcctaattaccgtgactaaacggtcatgtggaatttgactcgTGACCGCCAGTGTGGCTGTAATACGGCCAACGCAACAGCCCtaggcactatgcattggggcaggttagctttctcctggcatctgccaaactcagatttgtatgtcggactgccagatggtgaagtgttattcatcactacagagaacgtgtttccactgctccagagtccaatggcggcaagctttacaccactccagctgattcttggcattgcgcatggtgatcttaggcttgtgtgcggctgctcggccatggaaacccatttataacagcacttacagttgaccggggcagctctagcagggcagaaatttgacgaactgacttgtttgaaaggtggAATCGTATGACTCTGCCACGTTGAATGCATGTCTGAagatggctgtgtgctcaactttatacacctgtcagcaacgggtgtggctgagatagccgaatccactaatttgaagggatgtacacacacacacacatatatatatatatattagtgtagttttcatctggtcagtctgtcaaggaaaaagcaggtgttcataatgttttgtacactcaactAGAGGTTATGATCTCAGCAAGTTATGGATCAAATATTTGGAAACTTCAGCCAAATAATGAACCCTAAATGGTCAGAATGGATGACTGAAACCACCTCATGTAGCTTTTGCATTGATCATATGTACAGGTACCATATGAAACTCTGAACAAGCGCTTCAGAGCTGCACAGAAGAACATTGACCGGGAGACGAGTCACGtaaccatggtggtggcagagcTGGAGAAGACCCTCAGCAGTTTCCCAGTGGTGGATTCTGTGGTGTCCCTTCTAGATGGGGTGGTGGAGAAGCTCAGTGCCCTGAAGAGGAAGGTAGGTTCAGACAGTTGCCCTCTGAACAGTTAGCATTGAAATATTGCTGTGcagagatttttttaaatgtatttacagTATTCCTCGATCAACCCCAGATAGCCTAGCTACCAATATTTCAGCCAACTTCATGTTTGCAAATTTCTTAAGCACTTGTTAAATCTTGTACATGTTTATTGAGCgatttcaaaaacaatgatttatCAACATAAGTTAATCAAAGCAGTAAAATGAAGAGGATCCAGCAGAGATCAAGTACTACatgcagtacatttacatttacatttaagtcatttagcagacgctcttatccagagcgacttacaaattgtaaGTATAGAATAGAACATGTGAATGGATATTGGGTAGGCTGCTGAGTCCATCCAGGCGGAGGATGAGAGTGCTAAGCTGTGTAAGCGGAGGATTGAACACCTGAAGGAACACAGCAGCGACCAGCCAGTGGGCGTCAATGTCTGGAAAAAGAAACGAATGGACCGCATGATGGTGGAACACTTGCTGCGGTGTGGCTATTACAACACAGCGGTCAAACTTGCACGGCAAAGTGGCATTGAGGTGCGTCCCACTTCGTCAATATGTAATCTTGTATGCGTGGATACTATTTATAGTTTCTTATCCTTTACAGTAAAAGACTTTGGTAGTATCTCCAATGGCTGCTAGTATTGTAATTGTTTAGAGAACTACATTTTCTGTGCTGTCTCTATTTCACATGacccctctttctccctgtccttCAGGACCTGGTCAACATTGAGATGTTCCTCACAGCCAAAGAGGTggaggagtcgctagagcgacAGGAAACCGCCACCTGTTTGGCCTGGTGTCATGACAACAAATCACGCCTCCGCAAGATGAAGGTAAGTTAGGAGATTATGCCATGTCTGTTAGTAGATCATGATGTCTCGTacattatatgtacatattaactcaTTGATGCTTCTCCTTCTAGAGCTGTTTGGAGTTTAGTCTGCGAATCCAGGAGTTTATCGAGCTCATCCGACAGAACAAGCGCATGGACGCCGTCAGGTAGGAAACTGTTTCTGCTGACATTGCACATCCTGTAATAAAATATTCAGGTTAACATTGAGACATATTTAAAGTTCAAATGAGAACAATCATGATCCATGTTTTTCACAGACATGCGCGGAAGCACTTCAGCCAAGCAGAGGGGGGTCAGCTGGATGAGGTGCGGCAGGTGATGGGTATGCTGGCGTTCCCCTCAGACACCCATATCTCCCCTTATAAGGTAATACCATAAAATGCCCTAGCCTGTAGTGTGCATATGCCTTTCGGGAATGTCAAATACTGTAGGCCTGTGATCAGGTCTGATCATCTCTTTGTCTGTCAACCCTCACAGGATCTCCTGGACCCTGCCCGCTGGAAAATGCTGATCCAACAGTTCAGATACGACAACTATAGATTACATCAGCTGGGCAACAACTCTGTGTTTACCATCACACTCCAGGCTGGCCTGTCTGCTATCAAAACTCCGTATCTTTTCTGGTCACCGCTCTGTGCTCCTTAGTTTAGCTGTTTCAACCAGTAACATGTGGTGCTCTGTCATCTGCTTGTTTTGGTGATGCACATTGTCTCCTTTTGATTGTGATGGCCAGGTCTCTATAATTACTTATCTAAAACTGCACATCAAATTCAAGGTCTTCAAAATATTTGGCTCAATGTGTTCTGCCAAAGACCTCCAGCTGTTAAGTACTGGAATGTAAAGTGAAAGTTACAGTTTTAGCCCTTAACCTTTCTGCTCGCAGTCAGTGTTATAAGGAGGATGGCACCTCTAAAAACCCTGACTGCCCCGTGTGCAGCAAGTCCCTGAACAAACTGGCCCAGCCCCTGCCCATGGCACACTGTGCCAACTCCCGTCTGGTGTGCAAAATCTCTGGGGAGGTGATGAATGAGAACAACCCACCCATGATGCTGCCCAACGGCTATGTTTACGGATACAACGTGAGTCTCTACATCCcacacatttcatctttacaatGGCAATGGAGTAATTGTTATTATTCATGTTAATCATTTCTCCTTCCTCTAGTCTCTTCTATCCATTCGTCAAGATGACAAGGTGATCTGCCCCAGAACCAAAGAAGTCTTCAGCTTCTCCCAAGCTGAGAAGGTGTACATCATGTGATGTGATGGATACACCTCGACTATGACCAGCAGGTCCAGTCTAAGTGCAGTGGATCCTCCAGAAGAACCTCTAGTCCCTGCCCCAATGGCAATGCTCCACCATGTGACTGAGCCGAAATCACCCCACAGCCCACCTACCGACCTCTCGCCCTCGACCTGCCAAAACTGCCTCTCACTATGGAGAATAGTCCCAAATCACCTTGGGCAGATTTGTGAAACTAGACTAATTAACAGACTTTTGTTTTTAAAGTGTTGATGTTTTGACTTTTATTTGAACCTAGAGTCCAACCGGTAGTGTGGCACGTTAAAACTCTGTATTGCTCCAATATCATAACAGGAGCTTCTGCCTTTTACCTTTGTTAAACCAGACTTACTTCAGACTTACAGGCTGACCACATTGGTGTTTGCCACATAATGGCACTAATTTCATGATGCGCACAAGTTACATCATTTCTATGTAGCCATGTTGGGGGGGGatagaaatagaaatactttGAAATTGGTAATCttgtgtttgtccccctgtgaaATCTGTGATTGCAGATCTGGGACGTTACACTCGATCTTGTAAATACTAGAGAATTGATCATTTGCGTACAGATTCAGGTCTCTCAAAATGTTAATGAGAAACATTTTAAGAACTCCATAGACCTTCCACTGATCAGGCGTGAAGAAGCACACTGTTGTTGCTTGAGGTACTTCATGGCAACCTTGTACACTGACCTATAGTATACTCTGTACACTTTTGAGGATCATAGTGGATTTGTGTCTTGCAAGGGAACATGCCAGGTCTCACCACCTGAAGAAGACTTGACAAGTGGTCCAACATAGAGCTTACAAAATACTTATCTTTTCCAGTGTTTTGTAATAACCAGTGGTCTtcctagtttgtgtgtgtgaagatTGGAGATGCATAATTGTTTCTGCACCCACAACTGGATGGGTTAATTCATCACTTTTTATATTGATTTAGTTATACAACTCTGATATAGTCAATCCAAAATACTCAATTATTCTATCTTTAGTTTCATATTTTTCAATGATGAACATTGTGCATTGTAATTAAAGAGGATaattatgatattttttttgCTCTTCATTTTTTATGATCTAGTGCTGATTTTTAAGACATTTTGTATGACTAACACAAATTGCTGCAGATTTCACAAGGGGCTACAGTTGATCCAAATTGTTCCTTGAGATTACAGAGGGTAATCTTACCATATGTTTCATTACCTACCATCTATCCCACCTTTTTTTCATCTTGGCTGGTTGCTTCTGAACTGtttagtgttgttattgtggagAGACCGTTTAGAAACTGAGCATGCATGTTTATATTGGTAGGATAGATTGATTGTTCAAAAACGATTGCTGATAAAAGAACTCAAATTGGttcctgtctttctttctctccacccaACACATCTCCATAAACGTTGGCATGCTGCTTTATCAGACAATATGATAGTGAGTGATGAATTTGTGGTTTGATCCATGGCATAGATGTAGTCTGAGAATGGAACATTGACATTAATACTATAAGGACAGTCAATATTCCTACTATTAAAGAATGGTAATTTATGACAATTGGGTTGACAGCTTATGTTTAACGAACCACATGGAAATTTAGATGTCAACGGGTTGAACCATTGACAGTAATAGACCAACGATTGAACATGAACACTTCCTCAAACATGGCCACGTTTAGTTGCCAAAACGTTCTCAACGTTGCAGATAGTAATGCCATAATTAGAGCCTATAGGATTTCTTGTATAgatgcatgtttgttctacataacacatttctatctgaacattccaaAACGTGTTACAGAgcttctaaacccagaggcgagACATCCGTGAACGCTTGCTAAACAGACCTAGCCAGAGTTTGGGGTTtcagaagtcaatgagagaaatTGGAAAATTCTTCCATGTTTGTCAATTTTCTCTCAATCTAAAGCAAAACCTAGATTCGAGCCCAATGTCGTACGTAGTTGAGCATTGTATTACTCCAACcacgtgaaagtgacaaactgacacgttttcattttcgtcAAATCAAGTATATCGAAGGAAGCCAACGTCGCCATCacatcgcctacaagtgtgatcggggatatctattggagaagcagtttctgcctatcttcatacCAAATaatttttataactaaaccaatggtttccaatgggaacaaatgagtcatagtgggcagagccaagcacgagctagcgagatcctattggtgcgttctagcgtacatctgcatatttccgttagggaacgcctcctTTGTCAAGGGCGCGTGTGcaattcgcctttgcactcctaaacTTTTGCAAAGGATAACGTCTACAAAACTTACTACCACATGTAGTAGTGAGTGTAAACGcgaagcggatgcttcacatttatacttCCGGtcaaatatctgtctcattgttcaaTCTGTGTTCATACGTACTGTATTTGGGTGTGTCCTTCTTTTCTTCAATTATATTTTGTGGCGGatggcatccaatatgttgcactttaccgccaccaactggactggtgTATAAATCCATTATACTTTGTGACACAAAATGAAGAAGAAATTTACCCTACCCTTATTAAAAATCCTCCACTCTATTCCACTAATATTAACCCGTTATGGTCCTACACCAGGCAAAcagacaccaccactcaacacaccctgtaacttcTGAAGTCAGAactccagtcattccaataaaagTTATACCCcatgatcttcaagaataggatttgggaatatggaagtatagattagccaaatcgttttacctgagcatgaccccaaaactaaggacttattagccagccctactctgttgtttatgattttgttgtcatggacaACTGATTGGGCTCATTAATTCAAGTTGAAAAAtcaatgctgcgctcatggaatggcatgttttgagcactactgaaaagtgctatttacatgtgaaaaatgaatgccatatgctgcatttgctataggcctattgtttaccttttagttggtgacactttgataccttgataatatgcagctgtttaaaagGCAAATCCACAGGTATAATAATAACAAAATGTCAACCCGcgtctgttttggtaaaaaagctgagggatgggcctggagaaatgtaaccactctcagattaatagacagagctatagatgcaaggactgaccatccatgatatcagcaTGAttattttaaccatgttatgaggctatacagtgtttgttacattttagtcatttagcagatgctcttatccagagcaacttacagtagtgaatgcatacatttcatacatttttttttctgcgtactggtcccccgtgggaatcaaacccacaaccctggtgttgtaaacaccatgctctagcaactgagccacacgggaccaactaCAAACTTTGGAAAAAaataagcttatattttgggttctgggagtgtgacagttgaactcaactcatgaggcatttataagttacattcttcaagaatcaatggatatatatatatatataatgtataaatccaaatatggatgtagcaactacagattgcccctttaagtcaaTCAAAAGTGTGCacgtttgagcatgtgtccattaggccaatggattatttatttttatcagcatAAATTAGATTGAGCAAAAAATGCCCCACATTTATTCAATAGGCTTGGATCCACACTATTCAGCTGTTGAAGGGggcatttttttaaaacaatgattgataggcagctcaAACTTCTTGAATTGAACCATtgttgggttcaaatacacatttagatttgtgaacagccatccacaacaaccacaatttgtaaggcgcaaatagctaaatgagagagcagcagtgtgattcgtATCAAttcgctatgtagatatcaataataagcaGTTGTGTAATCTacttaaaaatactttaaagtactacttcagtagttttggaggatatctgtactttactatttatattttttgaaacttttacttttacttcactacattcctaaagaaaacaatgtactttctactcaatacattttccctgacacccaaaagtactcgttacattttgacaggaaaatggtccaattcacacacttatcaagagaacatccctggtcatccctactgcctctgatctggcgaactcactaaacacaagtaCTTGCAAGGttttgctttgtttgtaaattatgttggaatgtgcacctggctatccgtaaataaaataaaaacaagaaaatcgtgttgtctggtttgtttaatataaggaagtgtaaatgatttatacttttacttttgatacttaagtacatttaaaaccaaaaacttttagacttttaatcaagtagtattttacttgagTGAATTTCTATAAAGGTATCTTTACATTTACTcatgtatgacaattgagtaattTTCCCAACTAATAATAATTTGTAATATCCGTATCGACTTCACCACTGTTGTCATCTTTGGATGCCGTCAGAAGTCGCaacattggaagacatagcttggactgtagtctacaaaagcctattactgctcttttcccgcgatccatcaaataCATTTGGTGTGTCTTCATAGTGGTCcatgacttgtggtcagactcgctcaggtgaaACAAACTTAAATGTGCGCCTTTTtccaatgctgatttgaatgtcattgagaaaacagagaaattTCAAAGATTATTTTTCGCAAACaccctttctgaatttaaaagtaatcctcgaagtaatgatctagtttttcaaaagaaTCTAATCTGACAACAatgtttttgctggtaacgtaaaaTATTACAGTTACgggttttttgtaatcccttacatgtaacgaataacatgtaatcagttactccccaaccttGCAAGTACTTATCTGCAGCTACCACCActacatctattttctgtgataaACGTTCCGTtactgcagtacagttgataaccattgctatgaacgcTAAAACAACCTGAAGCATCTATCATAGGGATCCTGTCAGGATATTGTGCCCTACTGAAGGCGCAGAAAATTCCTGACCGGAAGTCACTGTTTTGTTTGAAGCAGCTGATTGGCTAGGGCTGGGCGACGCATGCTCAGCATAACAGGAATTCAGGaggagctagctagctgtcttTGCTACAGACCTTGCTACAGTAGCTAAAAGACCTGACAGTGTAGCAGCCAGCAATGTCTTTCATAAGCTCACAATTATGAATTATGATTAAATACGACTGTCGTGAATTCTTCATAAAATATTTTGAAAGGAAATCTATGTGGACGTACTGTACTGGAGTTAGTATGTGTCTCGCGCGTGAAGTGGTCTTTGCCTACGTATTTGCCAGCTAGCATATAGCTAGTTTGTCTTTATCTAGCCTCTTTAAATACCATTAGCTACCACTTTAAT is a window encoding:
- the LOC115205488 gene encoding E3 ubiquitin-protein transferase MAEA, with translation MKMAVQETAAQLSMALKVQEYPTLKVPYETLNKRFRAAQKNIDRETSHVTMVVAELEKTLSSFPVVDSVVSLLDGVVEKLSALKRKAAESIQAEDESAKLCKRRIEHLKEHSSDQPVGVNVWKKKRMDRMMVEHLLRCGYYNTAVKLARQSGIEDLVNIEMFLTAKEVEESLERQETATCLAWCHDNKSRLRKMKSCLEFSLRIQEFIELIRQNKRMDAVRHARKHFSQAEGGQLDEVRQVMGMLAFPSDTHISPYKDLLDPARWKMLIQQFRYDNYRLHQLGNNSVFTITLQAGLSAIKTPQCYKEDGTSKNPDCPVCSKSLNKLAQPLPMAHCANSRLVCKISGEVMNENNPPMMLPNGYVYGYNSLLSIRQDDKVICPRTKEVFSFSQAEKVYIM